The DNA window AACCTTGTACTTAAGACCACCATCAGTACCTTTACGATAGACCATAGTGGCATCTGGGTCTGAGGCACTGACATGAGTCTGATTAGCCACTCGGCGTTTGCGTTTTCCATGCTGAAAATCATGATACCGCTTCTCATACTGCTTTAAAACTCTGGCATTAGGATCAGCATTCTCGCGCTTTACCAGGGAATCCATGGAGGCATTAGCCTTCACGAGCGTCGCATCAACAACAATCTGCTTGCCGGTGAATCGACCCTGCTTTTGCCATTGCAGCAACATCAGTTTAAATATTTGCTGGTATCTGGATTCTCCCATTCTGTCTCGTATACGGGTTAATGAGGAGTGGTGAGGTACAGACTGGTATAGGGGAATCCGGCAAAACCAACGATATGCCAGATTCAGGTGAACATCACGGCAAAGCTGACGGTCAGACTCAATCCCAAACAAGTAACTGATCAGCTGCATCCGAAAAACAATACGGGATCAATGGAGGTTCGTCCATTGTCTACGCAGTAGAGTTCTTCGGTCAGGCCATACAAAACTCCAAATCCAGTAGCTTATCGACCTTCCTTAATAAATGATCTTTGGGAATAAAGCTCTCAGATCTATCGTCGAGAATAATTCCCGTTGATGCGTTTGTTTGCCTTGCATTGATCTTTACCGGTGGTCGATAGTGAAGTCTATTTTATTATCAACTCAACGTAGTATCAGAGGTTCTTCAACAGGCCGCAAACTTGATCTGACAATAAGGTCTTGCCAAAGGGTGGGATTACTCGGTTTGATAGAGGTGCGAAACTTTATCAACCAAGCGCGAAAGCGCAAAGGAGTAATCCCATGAGTAGTTTTCACCAGAAAATCATCAAACACAAGATCGGTCTGCTTAATCTGGCAGCCGAGCTTGGCAATGTATCCCGCGCCTGCAAGGTGATGGGTTTTTCTCGTGATACTGGAGAAGAAACAGGACGATGATGTTGCCCATGGCGTGATCGAGACCGCTCATCCCGGCTATCTCGGTAGTCAGGATACCTTTTACGTCGGCACCCTCAAGGGCGTGGGACGGATTTACCAGCAGACCTTCGTCGACACTTATTCCAAATGGGCAGCCGCCAAGCTATATAGTCATCCCTGCAAAACACTTAGAGCCTGCATGAACTGCAGGAATCATCAAATTTTAGACGGCATTGATCCCTGAGAATTTATACTATTCGCATCAAAACACTGAGAGAATCAAGAGGAACTGAAATGCCGACCGATGATTTTTTCCGAGCGCGTCTCGATCAGATAATTGATCTGCGTCATCCCCTGGCAGTGCTGTCGAATCGACTGCCGTGGGCTGATATTGAAGCAGCACTTGTCCCTGCTTTTGAGCGTAAAAACCGTCAGGGTGAAGTGTTGGAGATCAACGACTCTTTTTGGCACAACATTGGCGATTGCCAGTGGGGGCGTGAGCACTGCGGGTCGCCCCCGCTTGCCGATCCGGTTGATGGCATCGTTGCTGTATCTGAAGCATGCGTTCAACCTCAGTGACGAAGAGCTGGTGGTTCGCTGGCCGGAGAATGTGGTGTGGCAGTATTTCAGCGGCGAGGAATATTACACATCGAAGTTGCCGTGTGATGCCACCCAGATTGGCCGTTTCCGCACCGCCATTGGTGAAGCTGGTGTTGAGAAGCTGCTGAAGGCAACGATTGACACTGCGGTGCACACCAAGGCGGTCAAACCGGCTGAATTCAAACGAGTGATTGTTGACACGACAATTCAGGAAAAGGCAATTGCGCATCCGGTGGATAGCCGGTTACTGGAAATTGCTCGCGGCAAGATTGTGCAAGCAGCCAGACGGGCTGGCATCACCTTGAAGCAAACCTACGCCAAAGAAGGCAAGGCGCTGCGCCGAAGGGCAGGCGGCTATGCCCACGCCAGGCAATTGCGGCGTCTGCACAAAACCGTTAAACGCCAACGCACGATCCTTGGTATCGTGCTGCGGGAGATCCAGCGCAAACTGGCAACCGTGACGACGGTCTGTGCCGCATCGCTGCAGCAATTGACCACGCTATTGGAACGGGCAGGACGGATTCATAAGCAGCAACCCCAAGGACAACAACAAACTCTATGCATTGCACGCACCGGAAGCCGAATGCATCGGCAAGGGCAAAGCACGCAAACCTTACGAGTTCGGAGTTAAAGCCGGCATTGCTGTTACGCACAAAAGCGGCCTGATAGTCGGTGCCAGAACCTTTCCTGGCAATCCCTACGATGGTCATATTCTCCACCAACAGCTCGAACAAACGCACAGGCTACTCGAAGATACCGGATCAATACCGAAGCAGGTTATTGCCGATCTCGGGTTCCGGGGAGTGGATGCTGACAATCCGGCAGTGGAAATCATCCATCGCGGCAAGTACAAGTCGCTGACGAAACCGCAGCGGCGCTGGCTCAAGCGCCGGCAGGCCGTGGAACCTGCAATCGGGCATCTGAAGTCGGATCACCGAATGAATCGCTGCTGGTTACCAGGTCAGTTGGGTGATGCACTGCACGCTGTGTTATGTGCGGCTGGCTACAATCTGCGCTGGCTGATGAGAGCTATACACCGTTTGGGCATCAAGAATTCTTTATTGCGACTTGCGCTGCTGCAACTGATCAACACCTTTTACACAAAACGTTCGTTTGTCGGCATGACTGTGTGAATTTTGCAGGGGCGACTATTTACGGCGAGCCCATCAAAAACATTCCCGGCTCGCGCCTGCGGAACACCTGCCGCACACTTTGAAATCTATTCGGCTGTATATTGACGCATTTCTTCCAATGCATCGGTAACGTGCTCGCTCGCAATATCAGCGTGCCCTACTCTGGCGTGATTGATGGCTTCGACCAAGTGCCGGATGGATTCGGTTATGTGCACTCTTCCCTTGGTGTCTTCATTCTCGATCGCATCCGCCTCGGCTTTTTTGACATACTCCAGGCTTTTCTCGGCATGCTTGTGAATATGTTCCGCATGTGCTTTATGGGTTTTGGCCATTTCCGCATGTTTTATTGCTTCCGCCATGAAGGTAATCGCCTTCCCGGTCTCGGCATTTCCCGATGCCCCCGATGCGCTAATTTCGCCGATCAGGAAAAACGTCAATATCGCGGCAATCAAAATAGGTGTTATATTTTTCATGGTATGAATACCTCGCTCTTTATTGATGAAAATCGCACTACAAAATAAATCCGCATCCGATACCGTGCGCTGGAGTATCGTGCAAGCCAACGACCGTGCCCTATATCAGCATCCGTTCTTCGAAGCGATCATTCTGCATCTTTTTACCCTAGTACAACCGGATATTCCCGTACTCTGGGTAGATCGCAGTTACAATCGCCCGTCAACTTGACCGGCATGCCGCATCATCAATCTGCTGCGGCTAATATATCCAACAATAACCCCTCAGCTCTTAAGTGCGGCCAGCTGCTCTTTCAATGCTTTAATCTCCTCCTCCGCCCGGATCTGCGGTGTAATGTCAAATTGCACTCCCAGGAAATACAGCACATTTCCATGCGAATCGAAGAGCGGCGAAACGAGTAAGTGGTTATAAAACAATTCACCGTTTTTACGGAAGTTTCTCAAAACCACCTCAACCGGTTTCTTGCTCTTGATTGCATCATGTAATTGCTTAACACCGGCTTGGTCATGTTCATTTCCTTGTAAAAAACGGCAATTCTTACCCACCGTTTCCGCCAATGTATACCCGGTTATTTCCTCAAACGCCTTATTGACATAAACCAAAGGCATATCCTCTTGATCGGGATCAGCCAGCGTTACACCATTCACGCATGAATCAAGAATCTTGGACAATACTTGTGGAATTAATCCGGGGTCTTTCTCAACGATAAAATCCATGATCATCTCTCCAGGTTAATCAATGATTGGTTATGCTTAAAATGGTCGGTTATTTGGAATCAACCCGATCCGCTTCAATCAGTTTCTTGATATTTCTCACCGCTCTCTCGGTACCATCTTGCACCGCGATGCACACGAGCTTCTCGAACGGCCGTACATGCAAGTCCAGGCTCAACAGTTCAAAAACAAACGTCAGTCGGCTATCGGAAACATTGATTGCTTCAATCACATAGTCACAGCGGTACGGATTGGAAACCCCTTCAAAACAAATGCGCGAACCCACCTCAAAAATTTTTACCTTAAACGTCGATTCCGAGCGATTTCCCTGATCGATACGGACCTGGCGGCAGACCGTTCCGAGTTTTACCGAGCCGTCGGTGAGTTTCTCCAATTCCTTGACTTCAGGCGACCAGCGCGGGTAGTTGATCAGCAAATCGGTGCCGATAAAGTTGAAAATCTTGTCACTGGGGCTTTGAATGATCGCACTGGCCTTGCCAATTACAGGGTTATCTTTGAACAAACCAAGCATTTAATGCCTCCTGCGCAGTTATTTGCTAAACCAAGTAGGTGTCGATTCCTGCCAAAAATAAGTCATATTGCGTTTCAACGACTTCTTTAATCGTCAAAGCCGATAGACCGGTAATCAAATTGCTTTCGGCAACCAGCCAGCCTACTGCATCCGATGCGCCAAGACTCACCATATAACCCAATTCATGATGCAGATAAGGCTCGAGCAATCCGGGAAATCCTGCGTGGCGCAAAACATTGCGCGCCACCAACTTACCTTTCCGGACAGCGGATTGCGCGGTTAATGTATTCGATCCCAGCGATTGATAATAGGAACAATCACCGGCCACAAAAATATTGGACAACGGTTTCTGGTCGACCAATACTTGTCCGAAGGCATTGGCGGTAAACATATTCTGCTGTTTCTTACCTAAAAACAGCAGCGACAAATCCGAAGGCAATTCGAATTGCTTTCCGGTGATTTTCTCCGCCAGCACGATTTTATCAGCCCGTTGCTCACGGTAATAAGTATCCGGATAAAACGCAATATTCATGTCGCGCATGCGGGATTCGACGTACTGTGCAAAGCCTGCGGGAAATTGCTCCAGCACATGTTCTCCCGCATGGATCAGGCGTAAATCCGCTTTACGCTTGATACGATCGAGAAATTGCCTGATTTCGAACAAGAACTGTATCCCCGTCGCGCCTCCACCAACGACAGAGATCACCGGTTGCGGTGCATCACTCCGATGAAGAAATGCAGTTAACAGCTCCGCGCCGCCGGTCACGATAAAATCATGCAGACGCAGCACATTTCCGCCATCGCCGTGACTGGCCTCCTGGCTCTCACAACCGGTTGCGATGATCAGATAATCAAAATCGAGCGCTTCACCATTGATAACCAAGCGCCGTTCCGCCTGGCAGGCTTGCAGCATATCCGGATCGAAGCGTAGTGATGCCATCATGTGGCGGCATCCGTAGCGGCTTGCTATATCCGTAAAAGGAACCAGCAAATCGGTCAGAGGATAACGGAATGTTTCGTGCAGATGCGTGATTTTCAAGTGCTGCGTTTTCGGATCCACCAGCGTGACATCCGTATCCGGAGCGAACTGCAGCAGATTGGTTAACGCGGCAAGCCCGGCGTATCCACCACCGACAATGACCACTCGCAATCTTTTTTGTCTTGCAATATTAAATGGCAAAAAAGCCACACTAACCCCTTACTTCATATAGATGAGGAACTTAAGCCGTCCATGATCGCAAATTCACACCGGCATTTCACCAACCGGTCTATGTACGCGCTACAGCCTAGCATAATTACCACTTTCATGGTTTTATATCACAGCCATTGGGAATCCGGCTCACACGCCAATTTTCTATTGTCCAGCGCCAAAAAGAAGAAATATCGCCTTGCAAAATTTCTTCCGGTGATTCCTGTCCCAAGAAACGTAATGCAGCAACCAATTCACATAGTGCATTCGCCATATCGATGGGTGCCGCCTTTGTTTGCTTGCTGAGTTTCTCACCGGCGGCGTTGGTTACCACGGGCAAATGCAGGTAATGCGGTGTTGCGTAACCCAGCAACTGTTGCAGAAATATTTGCCGCGGTGTGGAATCGAGCAGATCGGCGCCGCGCACGACATGCGTGATATTTTGCGCAGCGTCGTCAACCACGACTGCCAATTGATAGGCGTAAATCCCATCGGCACGGCGCAACACAAAATCACCGACATCGTGGTGCAGTCTTTGCGTATAAAATCCCTGCAGCCTATCCTGAAACGCTATTAAGTCATCATGGGTCTGAACGCGAAGCACATGAGCATGCTCTGTCGAGGCAGGTTTATTCAGACAAGTTCCGGGGTAAATAAAACCATATAAACTGGTGATACTGGAATCCACAATTTCTTTTCGTGAGCAGGAACAAGGATAAAGCACACCTTGCTTACCCAGCACCTCCAAAGCTTCCCGGTATGCCTCAAAACGCTGGCTTTGGTAAATGACTTCCTCGTCCCATTCCATACCCAATTTCTCAAGGGTATCGAGAATTTGACCCGCTACGCCGGGCACCGTGCGCTGCAAATCGACATCCTCAATTCTAACTAGCCATTTGCCGCGATGAAATTTCGCATCGGCGTAGCTGCCTACCGCTGCGACCAGCGAACCAAAATGCAACGGTCCGGTGGGAGACGGCGCAAACCGTCCGCGATAATCCGAACCGATGAGTTGAGCGTTCTGCACTGGCAAATTAGTTAATTAATCTAAAAAATCACCAACCGGAAATAACACCCTTCATTGTTTTCGATAGGAATTGACCGCAAACAAGCTCCGGTATTGACGGCCTTATCCTTTATAATGCTCGTCATCCCTCAATCATAATCGTTTTCCTGCTACATTGAATCACGAATTTTAAGTCAAACATGCATATTCATATACTGGGAATTTGCGGTACCTTCATGGGCGGAATAGCCGCCATTGCGCGCGAGTCCGGTCACACCGTGACCGGTTGCGACCAGGATGTCTATCCACCGATGAGCACACAACTTGAGTCGCAAGGCATTCAATTGATACCGGGTTATTCGCCGGAGCAGATTCAATTGCAGCCGGACATATTCGTCATCGGTAACGTCGTAACGCGCGGCAATCCGTTGATGGAGGAAATCCTCAATCGCAACTTACCCTATATTTCCGGTCCGCAGTGGTTGTCGGAAAATATTCTGCGGCACCGTTGGGTGCTCGCCGTAGCCGGTACGCATGGAAAAACGACGACCAGTTCGATGTTGACCTGGATACTAGAATATGCTGGATTGAATCCGGGCTTTCTGATCGGCGGAATCCCGGAGAATTTCGGCATCTCGGCACGGATTGGAGATTCTTCGCCTTTCTTTGTCATCGAAGCGGATGAATACGACACGGCTTTTTTTGACAAACGTTCCAAATTCGTTCATTACCATCCCAGAACGGCCATACTGAACAACCTCGA is part of the Gammaproteobacteria bacterium genome and encodes:
- the gluQRS gene encoding tRNA glutamyl-Q(34) synthetase GluQRS, which codes for MQNAQLIGSDYRGRFAPSPTGPLHFGSLVAAVGSYADAKFHRGKWLVRIEDVDLQRTVPGVAGQILDTLEKLGMEWDEEVIYQSQRFEAYREALEVLGKQGVLYPCSCSRKEIVDSSITSLYGFIYPGTCLNKPASTEHAHVLRVQTHDDLIAFQDRLQGFYTQRLHHDVGDFVLRRADGIYAYQLAVVVDDAAQNITHVVRGADLLDSTPRQIFLQQLLGYATPHYLHLPVVTNAAGEKLSKQTKAAPIDMANALCELVAALRFLGQESPEEILQGDISSFWRWTIENWRVSRIPNGCDIKP
- a CDS encoding FAD-dependent oxidoreductase produces the protein MAFLPFNIARQKRLRVVIVGGGYAGLAALTNLLQFAPDTDVTLVDPKTQHLKITHLHETFRYPLTDLLVPFTDIASRYGCRHMMASLRFDPDMLQACQAERRLVINGEALDFDYLIIATGCESQEASHGDGGNVLRLHDFIVTGGAELLTAFLHRSDAPQPVISVVGGGATGIQFLFEIRQFLDRIKRKADLRLIHAGEHVLEQFPAGFAQYVESRMRDMNIAFYPDTYYREQRADKIVLAEKITGKQFELPSDLSLLFLGKKQQNMFTANAFGQVLVDQKPLSNIFVAGDCSYYQSLGSNTLTAQSAVRKGKLVARNVLRHAGFPGLLEPYLHHELGYMVSLGASDAVGWLVAESNLITGLSALTIKEVVETQYDLFLAGIDTYLV
- a CDS encoding PAS domain-containing protein, with amino-acid sequence MDFIVEKDPGLIPQVLSKILDSCVNGVTLADPDQEDMPLVYVNKAFEEITGYTLAETVGKNCRFLQGNEHDQAGVKQLHDAIKSKKPVEVVLRNFRKNGELFYNHLLVSPLFDSHGNVLYFLGVQFDITPQIRAEEEIKALKEQLAALKS
- a CDS encoding polyketide cyclase, producing the protein MLGLFKDNPVIGKASAIIQSPSDKIFNFIGTDLLINYPRWSPEVKELEKLTDGSVKLGTVCRQVRIDQGNRSESTFKVKIFEVGSRICFEGVSNPYRCDYVIEAINVSDSRLTFVFELLSLDLHVRPFEKLVCIAVQDGTERAVRNIKKLIEADRVDSK